The Eleutherodactylus coqui strain aEleCoq1 chromosome 6, aEleCoq1.hap1, whole genome shotgun sequence genome window below encodes:
- the LOC136571873 gene encoding olfactory receptor 12D1-like, with amino-acid sequence MTVDNSTPVTEFVLAGLGNQADLQVILLLIFMLLYMVTLVANMLIMIIPNFNVTLHTPMYFFLYNLAFLDICYSSVVVPKMLINFMSQKKMISFWGCMLQIHFFHFLGSTEAILFSFMSYDRYVAIAQPLRYTTIMSYNVCFGLASCAWVMGFFHALLHTIMTAGLPFCGPNIVKHFYCDVKPVVKLACTDVSLNLKLLTRVTGTLTITTLMLIILSYIFIGKCLSKIKTSQGRRRALSTCSGHFTVVILQYGTAIFIYMRSSTNESLEQDKPAAIMFSAITPALNPIIYTLRNKDMKKALKKLLKISQ; translated from the coding sequence ATGACTGTAGATAATTCCACCCCAGTAACCGAATTTGTCTTGGCTGGCTTGGGAAATCAAGCTGATCTCCAGGTGATTCTCCTCTTAATATTTATGTTATTGTACATGGTAACCTTGGTGGCAAATATGTTGATTATGATTATTCCTAATTTTAATGTCACCCTCCATACACCCATGTATTTCTTCCTGTACAACTTGGCTTTCCTTGACATATGCTACTCATCAGTAGTCGTCCCGAAAATGCTCATAAATTTTATGTCTCAGAAGAAGATGATCTCCTTTTGGGGCTGCATGCTACAAATACATTTCTTCCACTTCTTGGGCAGTACAGAGGCAATCTTGTTTTCATTCATGTCCTATGATAGATACGTGGCTATTGCACAACCTTTGAGATATACAACCATCATGAGCTACAATGTCTGCTTTGGGTTAGCCTCATGTGCTTGGGTTATGGGATTCTTTCATGCATTGTTACACACTATAATGACTGCAGGGCTTCCATTCTGTGGACCAAATATAGTGAAGCATTTCTACTGTGATGTTAAGCCAGTAGTTAAATTAGCTTGTACAGATGTATCTCTTAATTTAAAGCTCCTTACTAGAGTTACTGGAACACTAACTATAACAACATTAATGTTAATAATCCTTTCCTATATTTTCATTGGAAAATGTCTTTCAAAAATAAAGACCTCACAAGGACGAAGACGTGCGCTGTCTACATGTAGCGGTCATTTTACTGTGGTTATTCTCCAATATGGTACAGCCATTTTCATCTACATGCGCTCTTCTACGAATGAGTCTTTAGAGCAAGACAAACCAGCTGCCATTATGTTCTCTGCTATAACCCCAGCATTAAACCCCATTATATATACATTGAGAAACAAAGACATGAAGAAAGCTttgaaaaagttgctcaaaataTCTCAATGA